The following proteins are co-located in the Apium graveolens cultivar Ventura chromosome 5, ASM990537v1, whole genome shotgun sequence genome:
- the LOC141659313 gene encoding 2-alkenal reductase (NADP(+)-dependent)-like → MSDMVENKQIILKEYICQGYAKESDMVTQVSKMSLKVPHGSHGIVVKNLYLSCDPFMRSRMTNSESNFVEAFTPGQPITGYGVAKVLDSGTPNLKKDDLVWGMTGWEEYSLITDTDGLFKIEHTDVPLSYYTGLLGMHGMTAYAGFYEVAAPKKGDYVFVSAAAGAVGQLVGQFAKLLGCYVVGSAGSKEKVDLLKDKFGFDEAFNYKEEEDLAAALKRYFPDGIDVYFENVGGKMLDAVLVNLRLHGRVAVCGMISQYNLEKPEGIHNLMHAFKKRARLEGFIVFDYYHLYPKFLELVLPYIKEGKINYLEDTVEGLESAPAALIGLFSGRNVGKQVVVVARE, encoded by the exons ATGAGTGATATGGTGGAGAACAAGCAGATTATACTGAAAGAGTACATTTGCCAAGGTTACGCTAAAGAGAGTGATATGGTTACACAAGTTTCGAAAATGAGCTTGAAAGTGCCTCATGGGTCTCATGGGATTGTTGTTAAGAATCTTTATTTGTCCTGTGACCCTTTTATGCGCTCTCGTATGACCAATTCTGAAAGTAATTTTGTTGAGGCCTTCACTCCTGGTCAG CCTATTACGGGCTATGGGGTTGCGAAAGTGTTGGATTCAGGGACTCCGAACTTGAAGAAAGATGACCTGGTTTGGGGAATGACTGGATGGGAAGAGTATAGCCTCATTACAGACACAGACGGTCTGTTTAAGATAGAGCACACAGATGTGCCTCTTTCCTACTACACAGGGTTGTTAG GCATGCACGGAATGACTGCTTATGCGGGTTTCTATGAGGTGGCTGCCCCGAAGAAAGGAGATTATGTTTTTGTTTCAGCAGCAGCTGGAGCAGTTGGTCAACTTGTTGGACAGTTTGCAAAGCTTTTGGGCTGCTACGTTGTTGGCAGTGCTGGAAGCAAAGAAAAG GTTGACCTTTTGAAGGATAAATTTGGGTTCGACGAGGCTTTTAACTACAAGGAAGAGGAAGACCTGGCTGCAGCATTGAAAAG GTACTTCCCTGATGGCATTGACGTTTACTTCGAGAATGTTGGAGGAAAGATGCTTGATGCAGTGCTTGTTAACTTGCGGCTCCATGGACGCGTTGCTGTGTGTGGGATGATCTCTCAGTACAACCTTGAAAAGCCCGAAGGCATACACAATTTGATGCACGCATTTAAGAAGCGAGCCCGCTTAGAAGGGTTTATTGTATTTGACTACTACCATCTTTATCCCAAATTTCTGGAGTTGGTTCTGCCATATATAAAGGAAGGGAAGATAAATTACCTTGAAGACACAGTTGAAGGCCTAGAGAGTGCCCCGGCAGCTCTCATTGGGCTTTTCTCTGGTCGTAATGTCGGCAAGCAAGTGGTGGTCGTTGCTCGTGAATGA